Proteins from a genomic interval of Syngnathoides biaculeatus isolate LvHL_M chromosome 23, ASM1980259v1, whole genome shotgun sequence:
- the LOC133496529 gene encoding G-protein coupled receptor 6 isoform X2, protein MNESANVSAWAEAERNGTAWPAPAPAAVNPWDVMLCVSGTAIACENAIVVAIIFYTPALRTPTFVLVGSLATADLLAGAGLVLDFVFRYALSSQTASLLTAGFLVASFTASVVSLLAITVDRYFSLYNALTYFSEKTLRWVHAMLLATWGVSLLLGLLPVLGWNCLERPASCSIVRPLTRANLTLLAAAFLVIFALMLTLYFKICKIVCRHAHQIALQQHFFAASHYVATKKGVSTLAIVLGTFGASWLPFAIYCLERRDPALHLRAPVRMLSGRRRLPLQVAQRRVRARAGAG, encoded by the exons ATGAACGAGTCGGCCAACGTGTCGGCGTGGGCCGAGGCGGAGCGCAACGGGACGGCGTggcccgcccccgcccccgccgccgtcaACCCGTGGGACGTGATGCTGTGCGTGTCGGGCACGGCCATCGCCTGCGAGAACGCCATCGTGGTGGCCATCATCTTCTACACGCCGGCGCTGAGGACTCCCACGTTCGTGCTGGTGGGCAGCCTGGCCACGGCCGACCTGCTGGCCGGCGCCGGGCTGGTCCTGGACTTCGTCTTTCGCTACGCGCTGTCCTCGCAGACGGCCAGCCTGCTGACGGCGGGCTTCCTGGTGGCGTCCTTCACGGCGTCGGTGGTCAGCCTGCTGGCCATCACGGTGGACCGCTACTTCTCCCTGTACAACGCGCTGACGTACTTTTCGGAGAAGACGCTGCGCTGGGTGCACGCCATGCTGCTGGCCACGTGGGGCGTGTCGCTGCTGCTGGGCCTGCTGCCCGTGCTGGGCTGGAACTGCCTGGAGCGGCCGGCGTCGTGCAGCATCGTGCGGCCGCTGACGCGCGCCAACCTGACGCTGCTGGCCGCCGCCTTCCTGGTCATCTTCGCGCTGATGCTGACGCTCTACTTCAAGATCTGCAAGATCGTGTGCCGCCACGCCCACCAGATCGCCCTGCAGCAGCACTTCTTCGCCGCCTCGCACTACGTGGCCACCAAGAAGGGCGTGTCCACGCTGGCCATCGTGCTGGGGACCTTCGGCGCCAGCTGGCTGCCCTTCGCCATCTACTGCCTG GAACGCCGAGATCCAGCGCTCCATCTACGTGCTCCTGTGCGGATGCTTTCGGGGCGACGCCGCCTACCGCTCCAGGTCGCCCAGCGACGTGTGAGGGCGAGGGCGGGGGcggggtaa
- the LOC133496529 gene encoding G-protein coupled receptor 6 isoform X1, with protein MNESANVSAWAEAERNGTAWPAPAPAAVNPWDVMLCVSGTAIACENAIVVAIIFYTPALRTPTFVLVGSLATADLLAGAGLVLDFVFRYALSSQTASLLTAGFLVASFTASVVSLLAITVDRYFSLYNALTYFSEKTLRWVHAMLLATWGVSLLLGLLPVLGWNCLERPASCSIVRPLTRANLTLLAAAFLVIFALMLTLYFKICKIVCRHAHQIALQQHFFAASHYVATKKGVSTLAIVLGTFGASWLPFAIYCLVGEREYPPVYTYATLLPATYNSMINPIIYAYRNAEIQRSIYVLLCGCFRGDAAYRSRSPSDV; from the coding sequence ATGAACGAGTCGGCCAACGTGTCGGCGTGGGCCGAGGCGGAGCGCAACGGGACGGCGTggcccgcccccgcccccgccgccgtcaACCCGTGGGACGTGATGCTGTGCGTGTCGGGCACGGCCATCGCCTGCGAGAACGCCATCGTGGTGGCCATCATCTTCTACACGCCGGCGCTGAGGACTCCCACGTTCGTGCTGGTGGGCAGCCTGGCCACGGCCGACCTGCTGGCCGGCGCCGGGCTGGTCCTGGACTTCGTCTTTCGCTACGCGCTGTCCTCGCAGACGGCCAGCCTGCTGACGGCGGGCTTCCTGGTGGCGTCCTTCACGGCGTCGGTGGTCAGCCTGCTGGCCATCACGGTGGACCGCTACTTCTCCCTGTACAACGCGCTGACGTACTTTTCGGAGAAGACGCTGCGCTGGGTGCACGCCATGCTGCTGGCCACGTGGGGCGTGTCGCTGCTGCTGGGCCTGCTGCCCGTGCTGGGCTGGAACTGCCTGGAGCGGCCGGCGTCGTGCAGCATCGTGCGGCCGCTGACGCGCGCCAACCTGACGCTGCTGGCCGCCGCCTTCCTGGTCATCTTCGCGCTGATGCTGACGCTCTACTTCAAGATCTGCAAGATCGTGTGCCGCCACGCCCACCAGATCGCCCTGCAGCAGCACTTCTTCGCCGCCTCGCACTACGTGGCCACCAAGAAGGGCGTGTCCACGCTGGCCATCGTGCTGGGGACCTTCGGCGCCAGCTGGCTGCCCTTCGCCATCTACTGCCTGGTGGGCGAGCGCGAGTACCCGCCGGTGTACACGTACGCCACGCTGCTGCCCGCCACCTACAACTCCATGATCAACCCCATCATCTACGCCTACAGGAACGCCGAGATCCAGCGCTCCATCTACGTGCTCCTGTGCGGATGCTTTCGGGGCGACGCCGCCTACCGCTCCAGGTCGCCCAGCGACGTGTGA
- the ccdc167 gene encoding coiled-coil domain-containing protein 167, translating to MKKKSFSAFVILIPRVFLCLKMARGKDKRRENVSVASEIDRLEERRTRCHDNLEKALFKSRKGSLSEEERQQLEKEMSTMNERVQNLDEELRRLRAQNRTNALLSAAVMAACAVFYYILVYDGHGRLL from the exons ATGAAGAAGAAATCTTTTTCCGCATTCGTCATCCTTATTCCACGCGTGTTTCTATGTTTAAAAATGGCGAGAGGGAAGGACAAAAGACGGGAAAATGTAAGCGTGGCCAGCGAG ATTGACCGCCTGGAGGAGCGGCGGACTCGTTGCCACGACAACCTGGAAAAAGCACTCTTCAAGAGCAGGAAAGGGTCGTTGTCCGAAGAGGAAAG GCAACAACTGGAAAAGGAAATGTCAACCATGAACGAGAGGGTGCAAAATTTGG ACGAGGAACTGCGGCGGCTGCGAGCGCAGAACAGGACCAACGCCTTGCTGTCTGCGGCCGTGATGGCCGCCTGCGCCGTCTTCTACTACATTTTGGTCTACGACGGCCACGGACGACTTTTGTGA
- the kif25 gene encoding kinesin-like protein KIF25, translated as MPLFFTRNQIFAHQVHVLEHKLRGKEERILELETENAILHVRLAESLAKVRQEQDEKAEKAADRQRDQKKISCSAIAELISDVQALKKGLSELFAIYVSYATELEEKSKELRENVERRRRSSLKKGDGQSSENKSEDEAGPEARARANSDLRARLTSLERCLHEERRRCGAERQRRKELHNTLVELRGNIRVHCRVRPLLPFDRVQSATSGSGPAPSERVIHAVSDDTVMVNCTKAGAPAQNKMFEFERVHGPEDSQEAVFEDVKPLLTSLLDGYNVCIVAYGQTGSGKTHTMMGSPESAEHSGPRQGVVVKAAAEIFRLISEKPPASHAVEMAVLEVYNNDTVDLLAGDAGRRRENPPASAASCQVSSLTHEPVRDVCEVTQIMSRVLRLRAHRPTLVHADSSRSHLVVTFAVCSKGPDAHAPVRRLQSPRRAVRKQLWSPKCRRANPAGANSPEDDLASPASSPSPSSRSGSSTSPSPFRTTLQLVDLAGSECVDMTGVSGAALWEVSCINRSLSALSDVLSALAERRPHVPYRNSKLTQLLRGAIGGDAKLLLMLCVSPTRRFVAESLQTLGFGARARQVHRGPARKKSGGLKLK; from the exons ATGCCTCTTTTTTTCACCCGTAACCAAATATTTGCACATCAGGTGCACGTGCTGGAGCACAAACTGAGA GGAAAAGAAGAGCGAATATTGGAATTGGAGACCGAGAATGCCATTCTTCATGTCAGGCTGGCTGAG AGTTTGGCAAAGGTGCGACAGGAGCAAGACGAGAAGGCCGAGAAGGCCGCCGACCGTCAGCGGGACCAAAAGAAGATCAGCTGCTCGGCCATCGCGGAACTGATTTCCGACGTCCAG GCTCTAAAAAAGGGTCTCAGCGAGCTTTTTGCCATCTACGTGAGTTACGCCACCGAGCTGGAGGAAAAGAGCAAAGAGCTGCGGGAGAACGTGGAACGGCGACGACGCTCGTCTCTGAAGAAAGGAGACGGCCAAA GTTCCGAGAACAAGAGCGAAGACGAGGCGGGCCCCGAGGCTCGCGCGAGAGCGAACTCCGACCTCCGGGCCCGCCTGACCTCCCTCGAGCGCTGCTTGCACGAGGAGCGGCGCCGGTGCGGGGCGGAGAGGCAGCGACGCAAAGAACTTCACAACACGCTGGTG GAGTTGCGAGGCAACATCCGGGTCCACTGCAGGGTGCGGCCTCTTCTACCCTTCGACCGGGTCCAGTCCGCCACCTCCGGCTCGGG GCCTGCGCCGTCCGAGCGGGTGATCCATGCCGTCAGTGAT gaCACCGTGATGGTCAACTGCACCAAGGCAGGAGCGCCGGCGCAAAACAAGATGTTTGAATTTGAGAG GGTTCATGGGCCGGAGGACTCCCAAGAAGCCGTGTTTGAGGATGTCAAGCCCCTCCTCACGTCTTTGCTCGATGG CTACAACGTTTGCATCGTGGCGTACGGCCAGACGGGCAGCGGGAAGACTCACACCATGATGGGATCCCCCGAGTCAGCCGAACACTCGGGGCCGCGGCAAGGCGTCGTCGTCAAGGCGGCGGCGGAAATCTTCCG GCTGATCTCCGAGAAGCCTCCGGCGAGCCACGCGGTGGAGATGGCCGTGCTGGAGGTGTACAACAACGACACCGTGGACCTGCTGGCTGGAGATGCCGGGCGGCGCCGGGAAAACCCGCCCGCGTCCGCCGCTTCCTGTCAGGTTTCCTCCCTCACGCACGA GCCCGTGCGCGACGTCTGCGAGGTGACGCAGATCATGAGCCGAGTGCTGCGGCTCAGAGCTCACCGGCCCACTCTGGTGCACGCCGACTCGTCGCGCTCCCACCTCGTCGTCACGTTCGCCGTCTGCTCCAAGGGCCCCGACGCGCACGCCCCGG TCCGCCGCCTGCAGAGCCCGCGGCGCGCCGTCCGAAAGCAGTTGTGGAGTCCCAAGTGCCGCCGCGCCAACCCCGCCGGAGCGAACTCGCCGGAAGACGACTTGGCCagtcccgcctcctccccgtcccCGTCCTCCAGATCGGGGAGCTCGACGTCGCCGTCGCCGTTCAGGACCACCTTGCAGCTGGTGGACCTGGCGGGCAGCGAGTGCGTCG ACATGACGGGCGTGTCCGGCGCAGCGCTGTGGGAGGTGTCGTGCATCAACCGGAGTCTTTCGGCCCTGTCGGACGTCCTGAGCGCGCTGGCCGAGCGGAGGCCGCACGTCCCGTACAGGAACAGCAAGCTGACGCAGCTTTTGCGAGGCGCCATCG GGGGCGACGCCAAGCTGCTGCTGATGCTGTGCGTGTCCCCCACGCGTCGCTTCGTCGCGGAGTCCC